In Symphalangus syndactylus isolate Jambi chromosome 14, NHGRI_mSymSyn1-v2.1_pri, whole genome shotgun sequence, one DNA window encodes the following:
- the SLC5A7 gene encoding high affinity choline transporter 1 isoform X2 codes for MRSKGYVTMLDPFQQIYGKRMGGLLFIPALMGEMFWAAAIFSALGATISVIIDVDVHISVIISALIATLYTLVGGLYSVAYTDVVQLFCIFVGLWISVPFALSHPAVADIGFTAVHAKYQKPWLGTVDSSEVYSWLDSFLLLMLGGIPWQAYFQRVLSSSSATYAQVLSFLAAFGCLVMAVPAILIGAIGASTDWNQTAYGLPDPKTTEEADMILPIVLQYLCPVYISFFGLGAVSAAVMSSADSSILSASSMFARNIYQLSFRQNASDKEIVWVMRITVFVFGASATAMALLTKTVYGLWYLSSDLVYIVIFPQLLCVLFVKGTNTYGAVAGYVSGLFLRITGGEPYLYLQPLIFYPGYYPDDNGIYNQKFPFKTLAMVTSFLTNICISYLAKYLFESGTLPPKLDAFDAVVARHSEENMDKTILVKNENIKLDELALVKPRQSMTLSSTFTNKEAFLDVDSSPEGSGTEDNLQ; via the exons GAGCCACCATCAGCGTAATCATCGATGTAGATGTGCACATTTCTGTCATCATCTCTGCACTCATTGCCACTCTGTACACGCTGGTGGGAGGGCTCTATTCTGTGGCCTACACTGATGTCGTTCAgctcttttgcatttttgtagggCTG TGGATCAGCGTCCCCTTTGCATTGTCACATCCTGCAGTCGCCGACATCGGGTTCACTGCTGTGCATGCCAAATACCAAAAGCCGTGGCTGGGAACTGTTGACTCATCTGAAGTCTACTCTTGGCTTGATAGTTTTCTGTTGTTG ATGCTGGGTGGAATCCCATGGCAAGCATACTTCCAGAGGgttctctcttcatcctcagccACCTATGCTCAAGTGCTGTCCTTCCTGGCAGCTTTCGGGTGCCTGGTGATGGCTGTCCCAGCCATACTCATTGGGGCCATTGGAGCATCAACAG ACTGGAACCAGACTGCATATGGGCTTCCAGATCCCAAGACTACAGAAGAGGCAGACATGATTTTACCAATTGTTTTGCAGTATCTCTGCCCtgtgtatatttctttctttggtcTTGGTGCAGTTTCTGCTGCTGTTATGTCATCAGCAGATTCTTCCATCTTGTCAGCAAGTTCCATGTTTGCACGGAACATCTACCAGCTTTCCTTCAGACAAAAT GCTTCGGACAAAGAAATCGTTTGGGTCATGCGAATCACAGTGTTTGTGTTTGGAGCATCTGCAACAGCCATGGCCTTGCTGACGAAGACTGTGTATGGGCTCTGGTACCTCAGTTCTGACCTTGTTTACATCGTTATCTTCCCCCAGCTGCTTTGTGTACTCTTTGTTAAGGGAACCAACACCTATGGGGCTGTGGCAGGTTATGTTTCTGGCCTCTTCCTGAGAATAACTGGAGGGGAGCCATATCTGTATCTTCAGCCCTTGATCTTCTACCCTGGCTATTACCCTGATGATAATGGTATATATAATCAGAAATTCCCATTTAAAACCCTTGCCATGGTTACTTCATTCTTAACCAACATTTGCATCTCCTATCTAGCCAAATATCTGTTTGAAAGTGGAACCTTGCCACCTAAATTAGATGCATTTGATGCTGTTGTTGCAAGACACAGTGAAGAAAACATGGATAAGACAATTCttgtcaaaaatgaaaatattaaattagatGAACTTGCACTTGTGAAGCCACGACAGAGCATGACCCTCAGCTCAACTTTCACCAATAAAGAGGCCTTCCTTGATGTTGATTCCAGTCCAGAAGGGTCTGGGACTGAAGATAATTTACAGTGA